The following DNA comes from Methermicoccus shengliensis DSM 18856.
AGACGTGGATATCCTGGATACATGTACACCGACCTCTCGTCAATATACGAGAGAGCTGGATGCATCCAGGGCAAGAAGGGCACCATCACCCAGCTCCCAATTCTCTCCATGCCAGGAGACGATATCACACACCCCATTCCAGACCTCACTGGCTACATCACCGAGGGCCAGATCGTGATTTCCAGAGAGCTTCACAGGAAGGGGATATACCCACCAGTGGACGTTTTGCCCTCGCTCTCGAGGCTCATGAACTCTGGCCTCGGAGCGGGCAAGACAAGAGAGGACCACAGGGGCGTCGCCGACCAGCTGTATGCCTCGTATGCAGAGGGTCGAGATGTGAGGAATCTCGCTGCCGTGGTGGGTGTGGAAGCACTCACAGAGAGCGACAAGAAGTACCTCCAGTTCGCAGATGAGTATGAGAAGCGGTTTGTCACACAGGGTAGGTACGAGAACAGGGATATCGAGCAGACCCTCGACCTTGGATGGGAGCTGCTGTCCATCCTGCCAGAGAGCGAGCTGAAGAGAATAAAGCTCGACCACATCGAAAAGTATGGCAGGCCAGTGTGGGAAAAGATGAAGCAGCAGGCGTGAGTGAGCATGGCTGTAAGTGGGGAAAGAATAAAGCCAACGAGGATGGAGCTGATAAAGCTCAAGCAGCGTATCAAGCTCGCTAAAGAGGGGCACAAGCTGCTCAAGCAGAAGCGAGATGCACTCATCCTCGAGTTCTTCAGAATACTCAGGGAAGCCGGAGACCTTCAGGGAGAACTGTACAAGCAGCTGAACGCAGCCTACAGGGCGCTCGCCTCTGCTGAGATTCAGCACGGCGCGCTCGCCCTCGAGAGCATTGCCCTCGCCGTTGATGCCATCGACAAAAAGGGTCTGAGGGTGAGCAGCAAGAACATCATGGGCGTCAAGGTGCCAGAGGTGAGCGAGCTCGATGTTATCAAGAGCCTGCTCACGAGGGAGAGCAGCGTGCTCGAGGGCTCTGCCAAGATAGACGAGGTGATGAAGCACTTCGAGAGAGCGCTCGACCTCGTGCTGCAGATAGCCGAGAAGGAGACCGCCATCAGACGCCTGCTTCGGGACATCGAGAAGACCAAGAGAAGGGTGAACGCCATCGAGTTCATCCTCATCCCTCGCTCTGAGGAGCAGATGGCGTACATCTCCATGAGACTGGACGAAATCGAGAGGGAAAGCTTCTTCGCCTTAAAGCGCATAAAGAAGGTCAAGGAGGAGGCAGGTGAGGGTTAGCATTAGGACCAGAGTGCTAATCGTGAAGTGGTTCTGGCTGATAATGCTCACGGTACACCTTTCCATCTTCTTTCTCGTTCTATGGTGGTTCCTTGGGCGATGATGCACCCTCTTTTCAGTCGGAAGCAACGCAAAAACTTGGGGGAATTGCAAGTTAACTTTTTGATGCAGCTATTGCAGGGGCTGCGGTCACCCAAGCTCATGTCCTAAGGACTACACACCGTTTGACGGTGAGTGGTTGACTCCTCGATGCCCTATGCCCTAGATGTCCATCCCTTAGGATACGTGCCAGGTGGCATGAGCACGCGCCTTGGTGTGGCAACGATTCCCCCCTCTGCCTCGTATGCAGACGTGGCATCCATCTGAGCGTCTGCAAGCGCCACCACCTCGCCCTTGAGGGTGTACACCGCCACGAGGTCACCCATTTTCATCGAGGCATCCACCGAAACCACACCTGGTGCTGCGAGCGATGCCCCTCTGCACAGGGCATCTACTGCACTGTCTCGCACATATATCGCGGGCAGGTGGGTGAGAGCCTCCTCCACCGGACGCACCACTCTTCTCAGCTCAGAATCGTCTCCCTCCTCATACGCCACATAGGCGTCCTTCAGCTGATGGAGCGTGAACAACGCCTTTTCTGAGAACTGCCCACTCCTTGTGCGCCTCAGCTCCCTCATGTGGGCACCAAAGCCCAGCACCTCTCCTATATCAAAGCACAGCTTTCTGATATAGGTGCCAGCCTCACATCCCACCTTGAACAGTACCCTCCTGTCTTCGTGCTCTATCAGGCTGATGTGGTGTATGGTGCGCACCCTGAGCTGACGCTTGACGGCACTCTTCATAGGAGGCATCTGATATATCTCGCCCGTGAACTCCTCCAGCACCTGCTCAACCACAGATGTGGGTACAGAGCTGTGGAGCTCCATGAGACACACGTACTCCTTGTCGATTCTCGAGAGTGCGAGGGCAGCCCTCGTGGCATTTCCCAGCAGTATGGGCTGCACACCACTCACATGGGGGTCGAGGGTTCCCACGTGCCCAGCCCTCTCGATGTGCAGTATATCCCTGACCCAGGCAGACACCTCGTGGCTCGTGGGACCTGCCGGCTTGTCTATGTTCACCACGCCCATCCGCAGGTACTCCTCCATCGGTCGTGCCACTGGGCGGCACCCATACGCTGGGTCGCTCTCGGCCCTCATCCTGTGAAGTAACTTTCTCTCCATGCTCACCTTCCGGAAGACAGCTGAGCAATGCAGCACAGCACGATTTCCGCAAGCTGCTCGG
Coding sequences within:
- a CDS encoding V-type ATP synthase subunit D; translation: MAVSGERIKPTRMELIKLKQRIKLAKEGHKLLKQKRDALILEFFRILREAGDLQGELYKQLNAAYRALASAEIQHGALALESIALAVDAIDKKGLRVSSKNIMGVKVPEVSELDVIKSLLTRESSVLEGSAKIDEVMKHFERALDLVLQIAEKETAIRRLLRDIEKTKRRVNAIEFILIPRSEEQMAYISMRLDEIERESFFALKRIKKVKEEAGEG
- a CDS encoding RNA-guided pseudouridylation complex pseudouridine synthase subunit Cbf5; amino-acid sequence: MERKLLHRMRAESDPAYGCRPVARPMEEYLRMGVVNIDKPAGPTSHEVSAWVRDILHIERAGHVGTLDPHVSGVQPILLGNATRAALALSRIDKEYVCLMELHSSVPTSVVEQVLEEFTGEIYQMPPMKSAVKRQLRVRTIHHISLIEHEDRRVLFKVGCEAGTYIRKLCFDIGEVLGFGAHMRELRRTRSGQFSEKALFTLHQLKDAYVAYEEGDDSELRRVVRPVEEALTHLPAIYVRDSAVDALCRGASLAAPGVVSVDASMKMGDLVAVYTLKGEVVALADAQMDATSAYEAEGGIVATPRRVLMPPGTYPKGWTSRA